In Gammaproteobacteria bacterium (ex Lamellibrachia satsuma), a single genomic region encodes these proteins:
- a CDS encoding YaiI/YqxD family protein: MQIWVDADACPKVIKEILYRAAERVQIPLILVANQPLSTPPSRYIKTIRVGSGFDVADNEIVKRLLPGDLVITADIPLAAEVIEKGGNAINPRGERYTESNIKQRLSMRNFMDELRGSGVDTGGPPSFNHGDRQAFANQLDRFLKQAL, translated from the coding sequence ATGCAGATCTGGGTCGATGCCGACGCCTGCCCGAAGGTCATCAAGGAGATTCTCTATCGGGCCGCCGAGCGGGTGCAGATACCGCTGATCCTGGTGGCCAACCAGCCACTCAGCACGCCGCCCTCCCGTTATATCAAGACCATCCGGGTCGGATCGGGGTTCGACGTGGCTGACAACGAGATCGTCAAGCGTCTGCTACCGGGTGACCTGGTGATCACAGCCGACATTCCCCTGGCAGCCGAGGTCATCGAGAAAGGCGGCAATGCGATCAATCCCAGGGGAGAACGCTATACCGAAAGCAACATCAAACAGCGGCTGAGCATGCGCAATTTCATGGACGAACTGCGCGGTAGCGGTGTGGATACCGGCGGCCCGCCGTCCTTCAACCACGGTGACCGGCAGGCATTCGCCAATCAGCTTGACAGGTTTCTCAAACAGGCGCTATAA
- a CDS encoding cytochrome c: MIYLLSLFANIAKSSFRLLLVFSLSLAFLASGVANAESEAKKIDEVVQKALDVTPDVEKGKRLYFNCAVCHTPEGWGSPSGHFPQIAGQHQSVILKQLADIHKGNRDNPTMMPFTKPLFAKGTQALADISAYIEQLPMVPNNSIGFGMRLEEGKELYNENCKKCHGENGEGDAKEFYPRIHGQHFKYLLRQLQWVKIGKRRNADEKMVEQFKIFSHSDLAAIADYVSRLAPDKELLADHLDWRNPDFRTGFRTAPKAKQEQ, translated from the coding sequence ATGATCTATTTATTATCTTTATTTGCTAATATAGCAAAGTCATCGTTTCGTTTATTGCTGGTTTTTAGTTTGAGTCTGGCTTTCCTTGCTTCCGGCGTTGCCAATGCTGAATCAGAGGCAAAAAAAATTGATGAGGTAGTTCAAAAAGCCCTCGATGTGACACCCGATGTTGAAAAAGGCAAAAGGCTGTACTTCAACTGTGCAGTTTGCCACACGCCAGAGGGCTGGGGTTCACCATCCGGTCATTTTCCGCAAATTGCCGGACAGCATCAAAGCGTGATACTGAAACAGCTTGCTGATATCCATAAGGGTAATCGTGATAATCCCACCATGATGCCTTTTACAAAGCCCCTATTTGCCAAAGGTACACAGGCATTGGCTGATATCTCAGCCTATATTGAGCAGTTGCCGATGGTTCCCAATAACAGCATTGGCTTCGGTATGCGGCTTGAAGAAGGCAAAGAGCTATATAATGAAAACTGCAAAAAGTGTCACGGGGAGAATGGTGAAGGTGATGCAAAAGAGTTTTATCCGCGTATTCATGGGCAGCATTTCAAGTACCTGCTACGGCAATTACAGTGGGTGAAAATCGGCAAGCGCAGAAATGCAGATGAAAAAATGGTGGAACAATTTAAAATCTTTAGTCACTCTGATCTGGCAGCAATTGCCGATTATGTTTCCCGCCTGGCACCGGATAAAGAATTACTTGCCGATCATCTGGATTGGAGAAACCCGGATTTCAGAACTGGTTTTAGAACAGCACCTAAGGCGAAGCAAGAACAATGA
- a CDS encoding nitrite reductase: protein MKKTTFTLSALGFALGVATSGFAVNATAAAPTMSEADFEKGKTMYFQRCAGCHGTLRKGATGKSLEPENTIKLGQTRLEKIITYGTEGGMNNFDDIMSKAEISLMAKYIQQEPPVPPEMSLALMKERHKVYVEPKDYPTKPMHGRNWKNFFLVIERDVGKIAIIDGDTKEIVAHIPTGYAVHVLKAVEHHNTLHAKDPGRFWYIMGRDGMMTKVDLWAMPDKMKVAQVQVAYDARDVAVSGDGKYVIGGGYWPPHFVILDAKTMAPLKVVSARGVNVDGKYVNESRVAAVYDTPMAPSWLVSMKELGQMWQVDYSDLDNLQITKIDSAKYLHDGFYDPSNRYFQIAANASDKMVVVDTKTRKLEAMIDVDKKPHPGPGANWIDPKCGPVGGTTHLGVGKVTAWGNDPKGHPDQAWKICYEVETDGAGVFLRTHPKSDYVWADQTKHPEPEVQQSIQVISKKTREIVKTIRLTETTGYAAVHIEFNNDGSEVWTSVWNRKDSKKPNGEIIIFDAKTLKEKARIKGLYAPTGKFNVYNRVNHVT, encoded by the coding sequence ATGAAGAAAACCACATTTACACTTTCTGCCCTGGGCTTTGCCCTTGGTGTAGCAACGTCAGGTTTCGCTGTAAACGCAACTGCGGCAGCGCCAACCATGTCGGAAGCAGACTTTGAAAAAGGGAAGACGATGTATTTCCAGCGTTGCGCGGGTTGCCACGGCACTCTGCGTAAGGGTGCTACCGGCAAGAGCCTTGAGCCGGAGAACACCATAAAGCTGGGACAGACGCGTCTTGAAAAGATTATCACCTACGGTACAGAAGGTGGTATGAACAACTTCGATGACATCATGTCGAAGGCAGAGATCAGCCTGATGGCCAAGTACATCCAGCAGGAGCCGCCGGTTCCGCCGGAGATGTCTCTTGCCCTGATGAAGGAACGTCACAAGGTTTACGTCGAACCCAAGGACTATCCCACCAAGCCGATGCACGGCCGCAACTGGAAGAACTTTTTCCTGGTTATCGAGCGTGATGTAGGCAAGATTGCCATCATCGACGGCGACACGAAAGAAATTGTTGCACACATTCCGACCGGCTATGCAGTACATGTACTGAAAGCGGTAGAGCACCACAATACCCTTCATGCAAAAGATCCCGGCCGCTTCTGGTACATCATGGGTCGTGACGGCATGATGACCAAGGTCGATCTTTGGGCCATGCCTGATAAGATGAAAGTCGCTCAGGTACAGGTTGCTTATGACGCCCGCGATGTGGCCGTGTCCGGTGACGGCAAATATGTCATCGGTGGTGGTTACTGGCCGCCTCACTTCGTTATCCTTGATGCCAAGACCATGGCGCCGCTTAAAGTGGTTTCTGCTCGTGGCGTGAATGTTGATGGAAAGTATGTCAACGAGTCTCGTGTCGCTGCAGTATACGACACCCCTATGGCGCCCAGCTGGCTGGTCTCAATGAAGGAGCTGGGGCAGATGTGGCAGGTCGACTACAGTGACCTCGACAACCTGCAGATCACCAAGATCGACTCTGCTAAGTACCTGCACGACGGTTTCTACGATCCAAGCAATCGTTACTTCCAGATCGCTGCCAATGCCTCCGACAAGATGGTTGTGGTTGACACCAAGACCCGCAAGCTGGAAGCAATGATCGATGTGGACAAGAAACCTCATCCTGGTCCTGGCGCCAACTGGATCGATCCCAAGTGTGGTCCTGTCGGTGGTACTACCCATCTGGGTGTAGGTAAAGTCACTGCCTGGGGCAATGATCCCAAGGGTCATCCCGATCAGGCCTGGAAGATCTGCTACGAAGTCGAGACCGATGGTGCCGGCGTATTCTTGCGTACCCACCCCAAGTCAGACTACGTTTGGGCTGATCAGACCAAGCATCCAGAGCCTGAAGTGCAGCAGTCAATCCAGGTCATCTCGAAGAAGACCCGTGAGATCGTCAAGACTATTCGTCTGACCGAAACCACTGGTTATGCCGCTGTTCATATCGAGTTCAATAACGATGGCTCTGAGGTCTGGACTTCCGTCTGGAACCGCAAAGACAGCAAGAAGCCCAATGGTGAGATCATCATCTTTGATGCCAAGACTCTTAAAGAGAAGGCGCGCATCAAGGGTCTTTACGCACCGACCGGCAAGTTCAACGTCTACAATCGCGTTAACCATGTAACCTGA
- a CDS encoding hemerythrin family protein, with product MKKLKTLLLVTTISLLVVAAGLGFLFGIDNPVAWILIGMVILIPFIYNWKVRSDQLVWKDSYSVGIVQLDDDHKKLIELLNKFQTAYEYHTGEEFERKALEELVDYTKYHFDHEEKLLQDNNYPDFAAHKDQHIAMIAEVERFVEDYKVRGHEALAGVAQYLQGWLINHINGTDKQYTSHLQGKGVN from the coding sequence ATGAAAAAATTAAAAACACTGCTGTTAGTCACCACCATCAGTCTCCTGGTGGTTGCTGCAGGACTGGGATTCCTGTTTGGAATCGACAATCCGGTTGCATGGATATTGATCGGCATGGTGATTCTGATCCCCTTCATCTATAATTGGAAGGTTCGCTCGGACCAGCTGGTGTGGAAAGATTCATACAGCGTCGGCATCGTACAACTGGATGATGACCACAAGAAACTGATCGAGCTTTTGAACAAATTCCAGACAGCGTATGAGTATCACACCGGAGAAGAGTTCGAGCGCAAGGCGCTGGAAGAGCTGGTGGACTACACCAAATATCACTTCGATCATGAAGAGAAGTTGCTGCAGGATAACAACTACCCGGACTTCGCCGCCCACAAGGATCAGCATATAGCAATGATTGCCGAAGTGGAGCGTTTCGTGGAGGACTACAAGGTACGGGGACATGAAGCACTGGCAGGTGTCGCCCAGTATCTCCAGGGCTGGCTGATCAACCACATCAACGGCACTGACAAACAGTACACCTCCCACCTTCAGGGGAAAGGGGTCAACTGA
- a CDS encoding cytochrome C552: protein MADQFKKPSLASRRFILGTTVGGALLFFIGGIIFWGGFNTAMEATNTLEFCVSCHEMEENVYEEYKPSIHYSNRTGVRAACSDCHVPDPWVHKMVRKIQASNEIYHKILGTVDTPEKFDEHRLTMAKRVWDTMKSTDSRECRNCHNFESMNPEFQKPRARNQHLNAFRTGQTCIDCHKGIAHKHVRDLLSDEELETLEAPEPSFIRKVPEMYLEGLKRVEAKEAAEAEAELAAKKKAREIKVAAKKAEKARLDIAVADALAAYKTQQAGEVPAASAAAGPVAGFGIDWGDVPTRNITVFYPGQTSMEWMLTGKDHGGARPFIKAGDRCTTCHDKEAAAMGEKMVTGQKAEPTPIPGKRGSIPVNVQAAHDTENLYLRFEWEDTDHVPVPFVDGGKMDPENPMKLAVMFATDKVKYADRSGCWGTCHHDVRSMPHAPDADTANSSPVAQELDLSQGLTKYIEESRTKVEVKGRRGKKRGGWDKLKSGDELKAEMDAHKFMDLMRYKSGKGETEDGDILAQRQMSGGQGFEVDARKEGNTWIVVMKRKLKSDKPGDLSLALDQVYNLGFAIHDDHTDARFHHVSLGYKIGFDNEDPNIEINAVKREAAAAAPAAAAVPTAAVPAASGIDVDWSKAASREITIFYPGQTSMEWMLTGKDHGGARPFIKAGDRCTTCHDKETAAMGEKMVTGQKAEKTPIPGKRGSIPVNVESTHDGENLYLRFSWEDSEHAPVPFVEGGKMDPENPMKLAVMFATDKVKYADRSGCWGTCHHDIRSMPHTPDAEIANGSPVAQQLDLSQGLTKYIEESRIKIEVKGRRGKKRGGWDKMKSADELQAEMDAHKYMELVRYKSGKGEVEDGHILEQRTMSGGEASEMTASLEGGIWTLVMKRKLQTGKPGDLPLAKDQIYNFGFAIHDDFSNARFHHVSLGYKLGFDNDKTEINATAQ from the coding sequence ATGGCAGATCAGTTCAAAAAACCTAGCTTGGCATCTCGGCGATTCATTCTTGGCACAACCGTGGGTGGCGCACTGCTGTTTTTTATCGGTGGCATCATCTTCTGGGGCGGTTTCAATACTGCTATGGAGGCGACCAACACCCTCGAATTCTGTGTCAGCTGCCACGAGATGGAGGAGAATGTCTACGAGGAGTACAAGCCGAGTATTCACTATTCCAATCGCACCGGTGTCAGGGCGGCCTGCTCTGATTGCCATGTCCCTGATCCCTGGGTACACAAGATGGTGCGGAAGATTCAGGCCAGTAATGAGATCTACCACAAGATTCTGGGGACCGTGGATACCCCTGAGAAGTTCGACGAGCACCGCCTGACCATGGCGAAGCGGGTCTGGGATACGATGAAGAGCACCGACTCCCGCGAGTGCCGCAACTGTCACAATTTTGAATCCATGAACCCGGAGTTTCAGAAACCCCGGGCGAGAAATCAGCATCTGAATGCCTTTAGAACCGGCCAGACCTGTATCGACTGCCACAAGGGCATTGCTCACAAACATGTGCGTGATCTGCTCTCCGACGAGGAGCTGGAGACGCTGGAGGCGCCAGAACCCTCGTTTATCCGAAAAGTGCCCGAGATGTATCTCGAGGGCTTGAAAAGGGTAGAGGCCAAAGAGGCCGCCGAGGCTGAGGCGGAGCTGGCTGCGAAGAAGAAGGCCCGTGAGATCAAGGTGGCAGCCAAGAAGGCCGAAAAGGCACGGCTGGATATAGCCGTTGCGGATGCGCTGGCCGCCTACAAGACGCAACAGGCGGGTGAAGTGCCAGCTGCAAGCGCGGCGGCAGGCCCGGTTGCCGGTTTCGGTATCGACTGGGGCGATGTGCCGACGCGTAATATCACTGTCTTCTATCCGGGGCAGACCTCCATGGAGTGGATGTTGACCGGCAAGGACCACGGTGGCGCACGTCCATTCATCAAGGCAGGCGATCGTTGCACCACCTGTCACGACAAGGAAGCCGCGGCCATGGGTGAGAAGATGGTCACTGGCCAGAAGGCGGAACCGACACCCATCCCCGGCAAGCGTGGCAGTATTCCCGTCAATGTGCAGGCGGCCCACGATACGGAAAATCTCTATCTGCGATTTGAGTGGGAAGATACGGACCATGTGCCGGTTCCCTTCGTGGATGGTGGCAAGATGGATCCGGAAAATCCCATGAAACTGGCCGTCATGTTTGCCACCGACAAGGTGAAATATGCAGACCGGTCCGGCTGCTGGGGAACCTGTCATCATGACGTGCGTTCTATGCCGCATGCCCCGGATGCGGATACCGCAAACAGCAGTCCGGTCGCGCAAGAGCTTGACCTGTCTCAGGGGCTGACCAAGTACATCGAAGAGAGCCGAACCAAGGTCGAAGTCAAAGGGCGTCGCGGAAAGAAACGTGGCGGCTGGGACAAACTGAAGAGCGGGGATGAGCTGAAAGCGGAGATGGATGCCCATAAGTTCATGGATTTAATGCGCTACAAATCCGGCAAAGGCGAGACCGAGGACGGAGATATTCTGGCGCAACGTCAGATGAGCGGTGGTCAGGGTTTTGAGGTGGATGCCCGCAAGGAGGGCAATACCTGGATCGTTGTCATGAAGCGCAAGCTTAAATCCGACAAACCCGGCGATCTGAGTCTGGCGCTGGATCAGGTCTACAATCTGGGTTTTGCCATCCATGACGACCATACTGATGCCCGTTTTCACCATGTCTCCCTGGGATACAAGATCGGTTTCGACAATGAAGATCCCAACATCGAGATCAATGCAGTGAAACGTGAGGCGGCTGCTGCCGCGCCTGCTGCAGCGGCGGTACCAACTGCGGCAGTACCTGCAGCCAGCGGTATTGATGTGGACTGGAGCAAGGCTGCCAGTCGCGAGATCACCATCTTCTATCCAGGGCAGACCTCCATGGAGTGGATGCTGACCGGCAAGGACCATGGTGGAGCCCGTCCCTTTATCAAGGCGGGTGATCGTTGCACTACCTGCCATGACAAAGAGACTGCCGCCATGGGCGAGAAGATGGTTACCGGTCAGAAGGCTGAAAAGACCCCCATTCCCGGCAAGCGTGGCAGCATTCCGGTCAACGTCGAGTCGACCCACGACGGGGAGAACCTCTACCTCCGTTTCAGTTGGGAAGACTCCGAGCATGCGCCTGTGCCCTTCGTTGAGGGCGGCAAGATGGACCCGGAGAACCCCATGAAGCTGGCGGTGATGTTTGCCACCGACAAGGTGAAATACGCTGATCGATCCGGTTGTTGGGGCACCTGTCACCATGATATTCGCTCCATGCCCCACACGCCGGATGCCGAGATCGCAAATGGCAGCCCGGTGGCTCAGCAGCTCGACCTTTCCCAGGGCCTGACCAAGTACATCGAGGAGAGTCGTATCAAGATCGAGGTTAAGGGTCGCCGTGGCAAGAAGCGTGGTGGCTGGGACAAGATGAAGAGTGCGGATGAACTCCAGGCAGAGATGGACGCCCACAAATATATGGAGTTGGTGCGCTATAAATCCGGCAAGGGTGAGGTCGAGGATGGTCATATCCTGGAGCAGCGCACCATGAGCGGCGGCGAGGCGTCAGAGATGACCGCATCATTGGAGGGTGGTATCTGGACC
- a CDS encoding cytochrome C — protein sequence MRRINKVWSVMLAALLGLSAFTAFAAVEQASTPASEKAGKPLTPNKKCTKCHADDDEDEQIWEYEDGTTKFIYVDPGKFENSVHGKQYCVGCHTNVTLTKGEHDERLPITVGCVQCHQENLEEQKDSPDPKYKRLKVVLEQVDSYMHSVHARPSLADQSRTNATCHDCHDAHNIGTLGSEQRAEHRLKNPDVCGKCHEEQKQAYLTSIHGKEVAEKKNSDAAVCSDCHTTHNIESPEADSMKLAITQNCGSCHEDSLKTYLASYHGQVNRLGYTNTAKCYDCHGGHELKKIDDPTSSIHIDNRLETCQQCHEDAPEGFLGFHAHGNADDFERYPGIWITAKFMEALIIGVFLFFWTHVLLWFYREFRDRQQGKGYIPPAGEETVYFRRFSVAWRIIHLLFAMSTMTLVLTGSTLLFSHTEWAPFVINILGGPQIEAIIHRTAATVWLSVFLVHVAIASYNVFIAERKTFRWFGPTSMIPNWQDWHDLKAMFRWFFGKAERPSFDRWSYWQKFDYWAPFWGAGVIGLSGLMLFLPTKTAIILPGFVFNIATIVHAEEALLATIFLFSVHFFNAHFRPDKFPMSTSIFTGAVPLDEFMHEHKREYERLEASGELEKYLVNKPSKGMQRGSNIIGTILIFFGLTLLTLVAIGFTTMS from the coding sequence ATGAGGAGAATAAATAAGGTCTGGTCAGTGATGTTGGCAGCCCTGCTTGGGCTATCTGCCTTTACTGCTTTTGCTGCAGTGGAGCAGGCTTCAACACCTGCATCTGAAAAAGCAGGCAAGCCACTCACTCCAAACAAAAAATGCACCAAGTGTCATGCCGATGATGATGAAGATGAGCAGATCTGGGAGTATGAAGATGGCACAACGAAATTCATCTACGTTGACCCGGGCAAGTTCGAGAACAGCGTCCATGGGAAGCAATACTGTGTCGGCTGTCATACCAACGTCACCCTGACAAAAGGGGAACATGACGAAAGGTTGCCCATTACCGTCGGTTGTGTGCAGTGCCACCAGGAAAATCTGGAAGAGCAGAAAGACAGCCCCGACCCGAAGTACAAACGCCTGAAGGTGGTATTGGAGCAGGTCGACAGCTACATGCATTCGGTGCATGCCCGCCCAAGTCTTGCCGACCAGTCCAGAACCAATGCCACCTGCCACGACTGCCACGATGCCCATAACATCGGCACCCTGGGCAGTGAGCAGCGGGCTGAACATCGTCTGAAGAATCCTGATGTGTGCGGTAAGTGCCATGAGGAGCAGAAACAGGCCTACCTGACATCCATCCACGGCAAGGAAGTGGCGGAGAAAAAGAACAGCGATGCTGCTGTCTGCTCGGATTGCCATACCACGCACAACATTGAATCGCCGGAAGCCGATTCAATGAAGCTGGCCATCACTCAGAACTGCGGTAGCTGCCATGAGGATTCATTGAAGACCTATCTCGCTTCCTACCATGGCCAGGTCAACCGACTGGGTTATACTAATACCGCGAAATGTTACGATTGCCATGGTGGTCACGAGCTGAAGAAGATTGATGACCCGACTTCCAGCATACATATCGATAATCGCCTGGAGACCTGCCAGCAGTGTCATGAGGATGCCCCTGAAGGGTTCCTGGGTTTCCATGCTCATGGTAATGCCGATGATTTCGAGCGTTATCCCGGTATCTGGATAACCGCAAAATTCATGGAGGCGCTGATTATCGGCGTGTTCCTCTTCTTCTGGACCCATGTCCTGCTCTGGTTCTACAGGGAGTTTCGTGATCGCCAGCAGGGCAAGGGATACATCCCCCCTGCGGGAGAAGAGACGGTCTATTTCCGTCGTTTCAGCGTTGCCTGGCGCATCATCCACTTGCTGTTCGCCATGAGCACCATGACACTGGTATTGACCGGCTCCACCCTGCTCTTCTCTCATACCGAATGGGCGCCATTCGTAATCAACATACTCGGCGGACCACAGATTGAGGCCATCATTCACCGTACTGCGGCGACTGTTTGGTTGTCGGTGTTCCTGGTGCACGTCGCCATCGCCAGTTACAACGTCTTCATCGCTGAGCGCAAGACGTTCCGCTGGTTCGGACCCACATCGATGATACCCAACTGGCAGGACTGGCACGATCTGAAAGCGATGTTCCGCTGGTTCTTCGGCAAGGCAGAGCGGCCCAGCTTTGACCGCTGGTCCTACTGGCAGAAGTTTGATTACTGGGCCCCCTTCTGGGGTGCAGGCGTTATCGGCTTGAGTGGCCTGATGCTCTTCTTGCCGACCAAGACAGCAATAATACTGCCAGGCTTTGTCTTTAATATTGCGACAATCGTCCATGCGGAAGAGGCCCTGTTGGCCACCATATTCCTGTTCTCGGTGCACTTCTTCAATGCCCACTTCCGCCCGGACAAATTCCCGATGAGCACCTCCATTTTTACCGGGGCTGTGCCACTTGATGAGTTCATGCATGAGCATAAGCGGGAGTACGAGCGTCTGGAAGCGAGTGGGGAGCTGGAGAAATATCTGGTGAACAAGCCGTCGAAGGGAATGCAGAGAGGCTCCAATATCATTGGCACGATCCTGATCTTCTTTGGATTGACGCTGCTGACACTGGTTGCGATTGGCTTCACGACCATGTCATAG
- a CDS encoding ankyrin repeat domain-containing protein has product MLNQTKLLTGLILYLFVCSTAWADTLLDQQLRDVASGGTAEQLSSLIRKGANIDAPGKYGKRPLMFAAESGNTDIVATLLSHGAEVNARTKSGSTALIFAAENGHPQITALLIELGANVHDRNRSGSNSLMIAAKKGDDIIVAQLLEFGADVRSSDRKGNSALMHAINAGHTDVVKTLFRYSSQVTPCVPNNAGLTPLMVAINKRQNESVEILLPRIKNVNFQDNFGAGALHYAAERNNLDVVKYLVERLANVNLQDEDLSTPLIYAVKAGNTEVVSYLLANGADKSLENDMGKTAQQLAEEKNNQAIIDLLR; this is encoded by the coding sequence ATGCTAAACCAGACAAAACTGTTAACCGGCCTGATTTTATATCTCTTTGTATGCTCAACAGCATGGGCTGACACCTTGCTGGACCAGCAGCTTCGTGATGTTGCGTCAGGGGGGACAGCAGAACAGCTCAGCTCGTTGATCAGAAAAGGCGCAAATATAGATGCGCCGGGTAAATATGGGAAGAGACCCCTTATGTTTGCCGCGGAATCCGGTAATACTGATATAGTTGCAACCCTGCTTTCTCATGGCGCAGAAGTCAATGCCAGAACGAAATCAGGTTCGACGGCACTAATATTTGCCGCTGAAAATGGTCATCCACAAATAACCGCATTGCTGATCGAACTGGGCGCTAACGTACATGATCGCAACAGGTCGGGATCCAACTCACTGATGATTGCCGCGAAAAAGGGGGACGATATCATCGTTGCCCAACTGCTGGAGTTTGGAGCAGATGTTCGTTCATCTGACAGAAAAGGCAATTCAGCCTTGATGCATGCGATAAATGCGGGGCACACTGATGTCGTTAAAACCCTGTTTAGATACAGCAGTCAGGTCACCCCCTGCGTACCTAATAATGCAGGTCTTACGCCACTGATGGTTGCAATTAATAAACGACAGAACGAAAGCGTAGAAATACTGCTGCCCAGAATCAAGAATGTTAATTTTCAGGATAATTTTGGCGCAGGCGCCCTTCATTATGCCGCTGAAAGGAATAATCTTGATGTCGTAAAATATCTTGTTGAGCGCCTTGCCAATGTCAATTTGCAGGATGAGGACCTCTCTACGCCCCTTATCTATGCGGTAAAAGCAGGTAATACTGAGGTTGTCTCGTACCTGTTAGCCAATGGCGCCGATAAATCACTAGAAAATGATATGGGTAAAACCGCCCAACAGCTTGCTGAAGAAAAAAACAATCAGGCTATCATCGATTTGCTTCGCTAG
- a CDS encoding ATP-binding protein, with the protein METRLKNLSEGLTALEQWVRYRLAELLGQEHKIEVEAVQSRLAGLELLPGQRLPFEESLALITVLAPHLQSDFFDRIFGEVLPQNGDYPSLGGLRGTQFRGFIPTGETLMFLLAGRDLKQRLYLKQLFEESHLFSREGLLYLDPAPPGEPTLSGRLSMPSEIVSLLTSGVAEGPRFGIDFPAQHLTTDREWDELVLRPATRDQLAELCNWLTHRDHLLNEWGMGRVFRPGYRALFHGPPGTGKTFTATLLGKVTGRDLFRIDLSMVISKYIGETEKNLEKVFSRAEHRDWILFFDEADALFGKRTGVRDAHDRYANQEVSYLLQRIEQFSGLVILASNLKSNIDTAFMRRFQSVVHFPAPGPEERYQIWRRLLPSQVRLEHGLDMRALCRRYELTGSNIANIMQYALLQTLSRQSDILQKADLLEAIEREYQKEGRSL; encoded by the coding sequence GTGGAAACAAGGCTGAAAAATCTGAGTGAGGGCCTGACTGCACTGGAGCAGTGGGTCCGCTACAGGCTTGCGGAACTGCTCGGGCAGGAGCATAAGATTGAGGTGGAAGCGGTTCAATCCCGTCTGGCCGGACTTGAACTACTGCCGGGTCAACGCCTTCCGTTCGAGGAAAGCCTGGCGCTGATCACAGTCTTGGCACCACATCTGCAATCCGATTTTTTTGACCGGATATTTGGCGAAGTGCTACCGCAAAATGGTGATTACCCTTCGCTGGGGGGGCTCCGTGGGACGCAGTTCCGGGGATTTATACCCACGGGAGAGACGTTGATGTTTCTACTGGCCGGGAGGGACCTGAAACAGCGTTTGTATCTCAAACAGCTGTTTGAAGAGAGCCACCTGTTCAGCCGGGAGGGGCTGCTCTATCTGGACCCGGCTCCGCCGGGTGAGCCGACCCTTAGCGGCCGTCTGAGTATGCCCAGTGAAATCGTCTCTCTGCTGACAAGCGGGGTGGCTGAGGGACCCAGGTTCGGTATCGACTTTCCGGCCCAGCACCTTACGACGGATCGAGAGTGGGATGAGCTGGTTTTGCGTCCGGCGACGCGGGATCAACTTGCGGAACTGTGCAACTGGTTGACCCATCGGGATCATCTGTTGAACGAGTGGGGCATGGGACGGGTCTTTCGCCCCGGATACCGGGCGCTGTTTCATGGACCGCCGGGAACCGGCAAGACCTTCACTGCGACCCTGCTTGGCAAGGTGACCGGACGGGATCTGTTTCGTATCGATCTGTCGATGGTGATCTCCAAATATATCGGTGAGACGGAAAAAAACCTGGAGAAGGTCTTCTCCCGCGCCGAGCATCGTGACTGGATCCTCTTTTTCGATGAGGCCGATGCCCTGTTCGGCAAGCGCACCGGGGTGCGGGACGCCCACGACCGTTATGCGAATCAGGAGGTCTCCTATCTGTTGCAGCGGATCGAGCAGTTTTCCGGGCTGGTGATTCTTGCTTCAAACCTGAAAAGCAATATCGACACCGCATTTATGCGGCGCTTTCAGTCGGTGGTTCATTTCCCTGCGCCGGGTCCGGAAGAGCGCTATCAGATCTGGCGGCGGCTGCTTCCGAGCCAGGTCCGGTTGGAGCATGGATTGGATATGCGGGCGTTGTGCCGGCGCTATGAGCTGACCGGTTCCAATATCGCCAATATCATGCAGTATGCATTATTGCAGACGCTCTCCCGTCAATCCGATATTCTGCAAAAAGCGGATCTGTTGGAGGCAATCGAGCGGGAGTATCAGAAGGAGGGGCGTTCTCTATAA